A single region of the Nocardioides ochotonae genome encodes:
- a CDS encoding helix-turn-helix domain-containing protein: protein MLTDVAVITYDGVTAFELGVACEAFGSDRSDDGLPVLDFALCAAVPGPVRTGAGFTIGVDHDLTRTAQADLVVVLPTEGLAENVPPPVLESIRAAHDRGARLMSMCTGAFVLGEAGLLDGRECTTHWRYTAALARRFPRAKVVPEVLHVDSGQVVTSAGTAASIDASLHVWRQEHGAAVASSIARRMVVPPQREGGQAQFIERPVPELRVESFGKLQQWILDNLHRELDVATLAHRALMSPRTFARRFRAEVGATPHAWITAQRLLRAEQLLERTDHTIDRIAADVGFGNAANMRLHFTRARGLSPQQYRRRFAC, encoded by the coding sequence ATGCTCACCGATGTGGCCGTGATCACCTACGACGGCGTCACGGCGTTCGAGCTCGGGGTCGCGTGCGAGGCCTTCGGCAGCGACCGCAGCGACGACGGGTTGCCGGTGCTGGACTTCGCCCTGTGCGCGGCGGTCCCGGGCCCCGTCCGCACCGGCGCCGGGTTCACGATCGGCGTGGACCACGACCTCACCCGGACGGCCCAGGCAGATCTGGTGGTCGTCCTGCCGACCGAGGGGCTCGCCGAGAACGTCCCGCCGCCCGTCCTCGAGTCGATCCGGGCCGCCCACGACCGTGGCGCCCGGTTGATGTCGATGTGCACGGGCGCCTTCGTGCTCGGCGAGGCCGGGCTCCTCGACGGCCGCGAGTGCACGACCCACTGGCGCTACACCGCCGCCCTCGCCCGCCGCTTCCCGCGCGCGAAGGTGGTGCCCGAGGTCCTCCACGTCGACTCGGGGCAGGTGGTCACCAGCGCCGGCACCGCCGCCAGCATCGATGCCTCCCTGCACGTGTGGCGTCAGGAGCACGGGGCAGCGGTGGCCTCGAGCATCGCGCGACGCATGGTGGTGCCGCCGCAGCGCGAGGGCGGTCAGGCCCAGTTCATCGAGCGGCCGGTGCCCGAGCTGCGCGTGGAGAGCTTCGGGAAGCTCCAGCAGTGGATCCTGGACAATCTGCACCGCGAGCTCGACGTCGCCACGCTCGCACACCGCGCCCTGATGTCCCCGCGCACCTTCGCGCGCCGGTTCCGTGCCGAGGTCGGCGCGACGCCGCACGCCTGGATCACCGCCCAGCGACTGCTGCGCGCCGAGCAGCTGCTCGAGCGCACCGACCACACCATCGACCGGATCGCCGCCGACGTCGGCTTCGGCAACGCCGCCAACATGCGCCTGCACTTCACCCGCGCGCGCGGCCTGAGCCCGCAGCAGTACCGCCGCCGCTTCGCCTGCTGA